In Humulus lupulus chromosome 7, drHumLupu1.1, whole genome shotgun sequence, the following are encoded in one genomic region:
- the LOC133791926 gene encoding putative pectinesterase 52 produces the protein MQLLPPLFINFALALFVLNIGYVVTSSKALSNTKYDQYRSLNVYFSKVKSSNEMKIITVDNHGSGDFNTIQAAIDSISPSNTQWIKIQISPGIYTEKVTIPPEKPYIYLEGINGRDHTVITFNDHGETDESATFSSHPDNIVAKGITFENSYNIMMSTGEVTPAVAARIYGDKSAFLDCGFRGVQDTLWDVTGRHYFSNCYIEGAVDFIFGYAQSYYEKTSINVTVGKMQNNNVEYIGYITAQGRASAEDSGGFVFEGGSISGSGQVYLGRAYGAFSRVIFHATNFASIIIPNGWSNFTYAEVHCEGPGSDTSKRAAWEKELSLSKFKSTYSKSVFINQDNWIEAIPQ, from the exons atgcAGCTTCTCCCTccattatttattaattttgcttTGGCATTATTTGTACTCAACATTGGCTATGTTGTGACTAGTTCGAAGGCTTTGAGCAATACGAAATATGACCAATATCGAAGTTTAAACGTTTACTTTTCAAAAGTAAAATCATCGAATGAAATGAAGATCATCACTGTCGACAATCATGGTTCTGGGGATTTCAATACTATACAAGCAGCCATTGATTCAATTTCCCCCAGTAATACTCAATGGATAAAGATCCAAATTTCTCCAGGCATATACAC AGAAAAGGTAACTATTCCGCCTGAGAAGCCATATATTTATCTTGAAGGAATTAATGGTCGAGATCATACTGTTATCACATTTAACGATCATGGAGAAACAGATGAAAGTGCTACATTCTCGTCTCACCCAGACAACATTGTTGCCAAGGGCATTACATTTGAg AACTCGTACAACATTATGATGAGCACTGGTGAGGTAACACCGGCGGTGGCAGCAAGAATATATGGTGACAAATCGGCATTTTTGGATTGTGGGTTTCGGGGTGTTCAAGATACCTTGTGGGACGTAACCGGTCGCCATTATTTCAGCAATTGTTACATCGAAGGAGCTGTAGATTTTATTTTTGGTTATGCCCAATCTTATTACGAG AAAACAAGTATAAATGTGACAGTTGGGAAGATGCAAAATAATAATGTTGAATATATAGGATACATAACAGCACAAGGTCGAGCATCAGCTGAGGATTCTGGTGGGTTTGTATTTGAAGGAGGCTCTATTTCAGGGAGTGGCCAAGTGTATCTGGGTAGAGCTTATGGTGCTTTTTCTCGAGTCATATTTCATGCCACTAATTTTGCTTCCATCATAATTCCAAATGGATG GAGTAATTTTACGTATGCTGAGGTTCATTGTGAAGGACCCGGATCTGACACATCCAAACGTGCTGCATGGGAAAAAGAGCTTAGTCTATCGAAGTTCAAGAGTACTTACTCGAAATCAGTATTCATTAATCAAGATAATTGGATTGAGGCAATCCCCCAATAG